From one Streptomyces sp. N50 genomic stretch:
- a CDS encoding adenine phosphoribosyltransferase, with protein MTDIQELLLSRIRDVADYPEPGVMFKDITPLLADPAAFTALTDALAEIVVRTGATKVVGLEARGFILGAPVAVRAGVGFIPVRKAGKLPGATLSQAYDLEYGSAEIEVHAEDLSAGDRVLVVDDVLATGGTAEASVQLIRRAGAEVAGVAVLMELGFLPGRARLEPALDGAPLEALLVV; from the coding sequence ATGACGGACATTCAGGAGCTGCTGCTCAGCCGTATCCGCGATGTGGCCGACTACCCGGAGCCGGGCGTGATGTTCAAGGACATCACCCCGCTCCTGGCGGACCCGGCCGCGTTCACGGCGCTCACGGACGCGCTCGCCGAGATCGTCGTGCGCACCGGTGCGACGAAGGTCGTGGGCCTGGAGGCCCGCGGCTTCATCCTCGGCGCCCCGGTGGCCGTCCGCGCGGGCGTCGGCTTCATCCCCGTACGCAAGGCGGGCAAGCTCCCCGGAGCGACCCTCAGCCAGGCGTACGACCTGGAGTACGGCTCCGCCGAGATCGAGGTGCACGCCGAGGACCTGAGCGCCGGTGACCGCGTCCTGGTCGTCGACGACGTCCTGGCCACCGGCGGCACCGCCGAGGCCTCCGTCCAGCTGATCCGCAGGGCGGGCGCCGAGGTCGCGGGCGTGGCGGTCCTGATGGAACTGGGCTTCCTCCCAGGCCGCGCCCGCCTGGAACCGGCCCTGGACGGGGCTCCGCTGGAGGCACTGCTCGTAGTCTGA
- the secF gene encoding protein translocase subunit SecF, translated as MSKLGNLGARLHRGEVGYDFVGNRKIWYGISILITITAILGLTVRGLNMGIEFQGGAAFTTPKGMSASVSQAEKYAEDASGHDAVVQKLGDGSLRIQIAGIDTDKSDSIKKQLSKDLNVDSENIAADLVGPSWGDQIANKAWEGLAIFMVLVVIYLAIAFEWRMALAALVALIHDITITIGIYALVGFEVTPGTVIGLLTILGYSLYDTVVVFDSLKEQTKDITKQTRWTYSDIANRSINGTLVRSINTTVVALLPVAALLFIGGGFLGAGVLNDISLSLFVGLAAGAYSSIFIATPLVADLKEAEPQMKALKKRVLAKRAQAAAQGEPAESQVTNRSDDDYDDEPEDAAAVVGPRTQPASRNRGRGRPSGKRR; from the coding sequence ATGTCGAAGCTCGGCAACCTCGGCGCCCGGCTGCACCGTGGCGAGGTCGGGTACGACTTCGTCGGCAATCGCAAGATCTGGTACGGCATCTCGATCCTGATCACCATCACGGCCATCCTCGGCCTGACGGTGCGCGGCCTGAACATGGGCATCGAGTTCCAGGGCGGCGCCGCCTTCACCACGCCGAAGGGCATGTCCGCCTCGGTGAGCCAGGCGGAGAAGTACGCCGAGGACGCCTCCGGTCACGACGCGGTCGTCCAGAAGCTCGGCGACGGCAGCCTGCGCATCCAGATCGCCGGCATCGACACGGACAAGTCCGACAGCATCAAGAAGCAGCTGTCGAAGGACCTGAACGTCGACTCCGAGAACATCGCCGCCGACCTGGTAGGCCCCAGCTGGGGTGACCAGATCGCCAACAAGGCCTGGGAGGGCCTGGCGATCTTCATGGTGCTGGTCGTGATCTATCTGGCGATCGCCTTCGAGTGGCGCATGGCGCTGGCGGCTCTCGTCGCCCTGATCCACGACATCACGATCACCATCGGCATCTACGCCCTCGTCGGCTTCGAGGTCACGCCGGGCACGGTGATCGGTCTGCTGACCATCCTCGGTTACTCGCTCTACGACACGGTCGTCGTCTTCGACAGCCTCAAGGAGCAGACCAAGGACATCACCAAGCAGACCCGCTGGACCTACAGCGACATCGCCAACCGGTCGATCAACGGCACCCTGGTGCGTTCCATCAACACCACGGTCGTCGCGCTGCTGCCGGTCGCGGCCCTGCTGTTCATCGGCGGCGGCTTCCTCGGCGCGGGTGTCCTCAACGACATCTCGCTGTCGCTGTTCGTCGGCCTCGCGGCCGGTGCGTACTCCTCGATCTTCATCGCCACGCCGCTCGTCGCCGACCTCAAGGAGGCCGAGCCGCAGATGAAGGCGCTCAAGAAGCGCGTCCTCGCCAAGCGGGCCCAGGCCGCCGCGCAGGGCGAGCCGGCGGAGTCGCAGGTCACCAACCGCTCGGACGACGACTACGACGACGAGCCCGAGGACGCGGCAGCCGTCGTCGGCCCGCGCACCCAGCCGGCGTCCCGCAACCGCGGTCGGGGCCGCCCCTCGGGGAAGCGCCGATGA
- the secD gene encoding protein translocase subunit SecD codes for MAAPKRGRSASAQSKPWRSLALILIAIVALTGGMFASGHTTPRLGIDLAGGTSITLRAVAQPGEASSINKTNMDTAVDIMNRRVNGLGVSEAEVQTQGSKNIIVNIPKGTNSEEARQQVGTTAKLYFRPVLATEASTGAATASPSASATGSASSSPSSTPSSKASASSSKTGSATPTATATSQGRAASDALKADATSSASPSATASASATPSATSSAAASAAAAKLEAQYTALDCSKKSVQNTAGKNAKAEDATVACGQVSGVWYKYVLGPAAVDGTDVKKAAAVLNTTTAAGWQVTMDFTGKGGDKFAKVTGELAKNTAPQNEFGIVLDGQVVSSPSVSSSITGGSAEISGSFTQEEAQSLANMLSYGALPLTFKTDSVTTVTAALGGEQLHAGLIAGAIGLALVVIYLLIFYRGLSVIAIPSLLVSAILTYVIMALLGPGIGFALNLPAVCGAIVAIGITADSFIVFFERIRDEIREGRSLRPSVERAWPRARRTILVSDFVSFLAAAVLFIVTVGKVQGFAFTLGLTTVLDVVVVFLFTKPLMTILARRKFFADGHKWSGIDPKALGAKPPLRRTRRPAGSAAGPVDPKEA; via the coding sequence GTGGCAGCACCTAAGAGGGGCCGCAGCGCGAGCGCCCAGAGCAAGCCGTGGCGCTCGCTGGCCCTCATCCTGATCGCCATCGTGGCGCTCACCGGGGGCATGTTCGCATCCGGGCACACCACTCCGCGTCTCGGCATCGACCTGGCCGGCGGTACGAGCATCACCCTGCGGGCGGTGGCCCAGCCCGGCGAGGCGTCGTCGATCAACAAGACCAACATGGACACCGCGGTCGACATCATGAACCGCCGTGTCAACGGTCTTGGTGTCTCGGAGGCCGAGGTCCAGACCCAGGGCTCCAAGAACATCATCGTCAACATCCCGAAGGGCACGAACTCGGAGGAGGCACGGCAGCAGGTCGGTACGACCGCCAAGCTGTACTTCCGCCCGGTCCTGGCCACGGAGGCCTCCACGGGCGCCGCGACGGCATCCCCGTCCGCCAGCGCGACCGGCAGTGCCTCCAGCAGCCCGTCGAGCACGCCCAGCTCCAAGGCGAGCGCTTCCTCGTCGAAGACCGGCTCCGCGACCCCGACGGCCACCGCCACATCTCAGGGCCGTGCCGCCAGCGACGCCCTGAAGGCCGACGCCACCTCGTCCGCGAGCCCCAGCGCCACGGCCTCGGCCAGCGCCACCCCGTCGGCGACCAGCAGCGCCGCCGCCAGCGCGGCGGCCGCCAAGCTGGAGGCCCAGTACACCGCGCTCGACTGCTCCAAGAAGTCGGTCCAGAACACCGCGGGCAAGAACGCCAAGGCCGAGGACGCGACCGTGGCCTGCGGCCAGGTCTCGGGCGTCTGGTACAAGTACGTGCTCGGCCCCGCCGCGGTCGACGGCACCGACGTCAAGAAGGCCGCGGCCGTCCTGAACACGACGACCGCCGCCGGCTGGCAGGTCACCATGGACTTCACCGGCAAGGGCGGCGACAAGTTCGCCAAGGTCACCGGTGAGCTGGCGAAGAACACCGCCCCGCAGAACGAGTTCGGCATCGTCCTCGACGGCCAGGTCGTCTCCAGCCCCTCCGTCAGCTCGTCGATCACCGGCGGCAGCGCGGAGATCTCCGGCAGCTTCACCCAGGAGGAGGCCCAGAGCCTCGCCAACATGCTGTCGTACGGCGCCCTGCCGCTGACCTTCAAGACGGACAGCGTCACCACGGTGACCGCGGCCCTCGGCGGTGAGCAGCTGCACGCCGGTCTGATCGCGGGCGCGATCGGTCTCGCGCTGGTCGTCATCTACCTGCTGATCTTCTACCGCGGCCTGTCGGTCATCGCGATCCCCTCGCTGCTCGTCTCCGCGATCCTCACGTACGTGATCATGGCGCTGCTCGGCCCGGGCATCGGCTTCGCGCTGAACCTGCCGGCCGTCTGCGGCGCGATCGTCGCGATCGGTATCACCGCGGACTCGTTCATCGTGTTCTTCGAACGCATCCGGGACGAGATCCGTGAGGGCCGCTCGCTGCGTCCCTCCGTGGAGCGGGCCTGGCCCCGGGCCCGGCGCACCATCCTGGTCTCCGACTTCGTGTCGTTCCTCGCCGCCGCGGTGCTGTTCATCGTCACCGTCGGCAAGGTCCAGGGCTTCGCGTTCACCCTCGGTCTGACCACCGTGCTCGACGTGGTCGTCGTCTTCCTCTTCACCAAGCCGCTGATGACCATCCTGGCGCGCAGGAAGTTCTTCGCGGACGGCCACAAGTGGTCCGGCATCGACCCGAAGGCGCTGGGCGCCAAGCCGCCGCTGCGCCGTACCCGCCGTCCCGCCGGTTCTGCCGCGGGCCCTGTCGACCCGAAGGAGGCGTGA
- the yajC gene encoding preprotein translocase subunit YajC, protein MNIVTLLPFIVLIGAMFLMTRSAKRKQQAAASMRNDMQPGTGVRTIGGVYATVKEVNEETVLLDAGPGVELLFAKNAIGAVLTDDEYNRIVHGVEHDLKDDADIVPDDASSLTETDEPAADSSDDKPIDLGKKDAADEPADATEEPAKPAEAKTEEEPKKSDGESDAK, encoded by the coding sequence GTGAATATCGTGACCCTCCTCCCGTTCATCGTGCTCATCGGGGCCATGTTCCTGATGACCCGCTCTGCCAAGCGCAAGCAGCAGGCGGCCGCGTCGATGCGTAATGACATGCAGCCCGGCACCGGCGTCCGCACGATCGGGGGCGTGTACGCGACGGTCAAGGAGGTCAACGAGGAGACGGTCCTTCTCGACGCGGGCCCGGGCGTCGAGCTCCTCTTCGCGAAGAACGCGATCGGCGCCGTCCTCACCGACGACGAGTACAACCGCATCGTCCACGGCGTCGAGCACGACCTGAAGGACGACGCCGACATCGTCCCGGACGACGCCTCCTCCCTCACCGAGACCGACGAGCCCGCCGCCGACTCTTCCGACGACAAGCCCATCGACCTCGGCAAGAAGGACGCGGCCGACGAGCCGGCCGACGCCACCGAGGAGCCGGCGAAGCCCGCCGAGGCGAAGACGGAAGAAGAGCCGAAGAAGTCCGACGGCGAGTCCGACGCGAAGTAG
- the ruvB gene encoding Holliday junction branch migration DNA helicase RuvB — protein MNWDDTTDETAAERLVGSVADREDQAVEAALRPKDLGEFIGQEKVREQLDLVLRAARARGATADHVLLSGAPGLGKTTLSMIIAAEMEAPIRITSGPAIQHAGDLAAILSSLQEGEVLFLDEIHRMSRPAEEMLYMAMEDFRVDVIVGKGPGATAIPLELPPFTLVGATTRAGLLPPPLRDRFGFTAHMEFYEPTELERVIHRSANLLDVEIDPAGAAEIAGRSRGTPRIANRLLRRVRDYAQVKADGFITQDIAGAALKVYEVDGRGLDRLDRGVLEALLKLFGGGPVGLSTLAVAVGEERETVEEVAEPFLVREGLLARTPRGRVATPAAWAHLGLTPPRSSTGGNGQGDLFGA, from the coding sequence GTGAACTGGGACGACACGACCGACGAGACCGCCGCCGAGCGGCTGGTGGGCTCGGTCGCCGACCGCGAGGACCAGGCCGTCGAGGCCGCCCTGCGCCCCAAGGACCTGGGCGAGTTCATCGGCCAGGAGAAGGTCCGCGAACAGCTCGACCTGGTGCTGCGCGCCGCACGCGCGCGTGGCGCCACCGCCGACCACGTGCTGCTCTCCGGCGCCCCGGGCCTCGGCAAGACCACCCTGTCGATGATCATCGCGGCCGAGATGGAGGCCCCGATCCGCATCACCAGCGGGCCCGCCATCCAGCACGCCGGCGACCTCGCCGCGATCCTCTCCTCCCTCCAGGAGGGAGAGGTCCTCTTCCTCGACGAGATCCACCGCATGTCCCGGCCCGCCGAAGAGATGCTCTACATGGCGATGGAGGACTTCCGCGTCGACGTCATCGTCGGCAAGGGCCCCGGCGCCACCGCGATCCCGCTCGAACTCCCGCCGTTCACCCTGGTCGGCGCCACCACGCGCGCGGGACTGCTGCCGCCCCCGCTGCGCGACCGCTTCGGCTTCACCGCGCACATGGAGTTCTACGAACCCACCGAGCTGGAGCGCGTCATCCACCGCTCGGCGAACCTCCTCGACGTGGAGATCGACCCCGCCGGCGCCGCCGAGATCGCGGGCCGCTCCCGCGGCACCCCCCGCATCGCCAACCGGCTGCTGCGCCGCGTCCGGGACTACGCGCAGGTCAAGGCCGACGGATTCATCACCCAGGACATCGCCGGAGCCGCCCTCAAGGTCTACGAGGTCGACGGCCGCGGCCTCGACCGGCTCGACCGCGGTGTCCTCGAAGCGCTGCTCAAGCTGTTCGGCGGCGGACCGGTCGGCCTGTCCACGCTCGCGGTCGCCGTGGGGGAGGAGCGCGAGACCGTCGAAGAGGTCGCCGAACCCTTCCTCGTGAGGGAGGGACTGCTGGCCCGTACCCCGCGCGGACGCGTCGCCACCCCGGCCGCGTGGGCGCATCTGGGCCTCACCCCGCCCCGCTCGTCAACCGGGGGAAACGGACAAGGGGACCTGTTCGGGGCGTGA
- the ruvA gene encoding Holliday junction branch migration protein RuvA yields MIAFVSGTVAALAPDTAVLEVGGVGMAVQCTPNALSTLRLGKPAKLATSLVVREDSLTLYGFVDDDERQIFELLQTATGVGPRLAQAMLAVHTPDALRRAVAAGDEKALMAVPGIGKKGAQKLLLEFKDRLGAPVGSAPAIGAPVTSGWRDQLHAALIGLGYATREADEAVAAVAPQAEAAQGTPQVGQLLKAALQTLNRAR; encoded by the coding sequence ATGATCGCCTTCGTCAGTGGCACGGTCGCCGCACTCGCCCCCGACACCGCGGTGCTGGAGGTCGGCGGTGTCGGCATGGCCGTCCAGTGCACGCCGAACGCGCTGTCCACGCTCCGCCTCGGCAAGCCGGCCAAGCTCGCCACCTCCCTCGTCGTCCGCGAGGACTCGCTCACCCTGTACGGCTTCGTGGACGACGACGAACGCCAGATCTTCGAGCTGCTCCAGACCGCGACCGGTGTCGGCCCCCGGCTCGCGCAGGCGATGCTCGCCGTGCACACCCCGGACGCGTTGCGTCGAGCAGTGGCGGCGGGGGACGAGAAGGCGCTGATGGCCGTGCCCGGCATCGGCAAGAAGGGCGCCCAGAAGCTGCTGCTGGAGTTCAAGGACCGGCTCGGCGCTCCCGTAGGGTCCGCCCCGGCGATCGGCGCCCCGGTCACCAGCGGCTGGCGCGATCAGCTGCACGCCGCGCTCATCGGCCTCGGGTACGCCACCCGCGAGGCCGACGAGGCCGTGGCCGCCGTAGCACCGCAGGCCGAGGCCGCCCAGGGCACGCCGCAGGTCGGGCAGTTGCTGAAGGCGGCCCTGCAGACCCTGAACCGCGCCCGCTAG
- the ruvC gene encoding crossover junction endodeoxyribonuclease RuvC produces MRVLGVDPGLTRCGVGVVEGVAGRPLTMVGVGVVRTPADAELGLRLVAIEQGIEAWLDEHRPEFVAVERVFSQHNVRTVMGTAQASAVAMLCAARRGIPVALHTPSEVKAAVTGSGRADKAQVGAMVTRLLRLDAPPKPADAADALALAICHIWRGPATNRLQQAVAQNRLQQAVAQHAAGARKAPQAPQVPKTPHVSKGRTA; encoded by the coding sequence GTGCGGGTACTGGGAGTCGACCCCGGTCTGACGCGCTGCGGTGTCGGCGTCGTCGAGGGCGTCGCGGGCAGGCCGCTCACCATGGTCGGCGTCGGTGTCGTACGGACCCCGGCGGACGCCGAGTTGGGCCTGCGCCTCGTCGCCATCGAGCAGGGCATCGAGGCGTGGCTGGACGAACACCGGCCCGAATTCGTCGCCGTGGAGCGGGTGTTCAGCCAGCACAACGTCCGTACGGTGATGGGCACGGCCCAGGCCAGCGCCGTGGCGATGCTGTGCGCCGCCCGGCGCGGAATCCCCGTCGCCCTGCACACCCCGAGCGAGGTCAAGGCCGCCGTCACCGGCAGCGGTCGCGCCGACAAGGCCCAGGTCGGGGCCATGGTCACCCGGCTGCTCCGGCTCGACGCGCCCCCCAAGCCCGCCGACGCGGCCGACGCCCTCGCGCTCGCCATCTGCCACATCTGGCGCGGCCCCGCGACCAACCGCCTCCAACAGGCCGTCGCCCAGAACCGGTTGCAACAGGCGGTCGCCCAACACGCGGCCGGCGCGCGCAAAGCCCCGCAAGCCCCGCAGGTCCCGAAGACCCCGCACGTATCGAAAGGCCGTACCGCATGA
- a CDS encoding YebC/PmpR family DNA-binding transcriptional regulator: MSGHSKWATTKHKKAVIDAKRGKLFAKMIKNIEVAARTGGADVSGNPTLFDAIQKAKKSSVPNKNIDSAVKRGAGLEAGGADYETIMYEGYGPNGVAVLIECLTDNRNRAASDVRVAMTRNGGNMADPGSVSYLFNRKGVVIVPKGELGEDDVLGAVLDAGAEEVNDLGDTFEVISEATDLVAVRTALQDAGIDYDSADANFVPTMQVELDEDGARKIFKLIDALEDSDDVQNVFANFDVSDEVMEKVDA; this comes from the coding sequence ATGTCCGGCCACTCTAAATGGGCTACGACGAAGCACAAGAAGGCCGTGATCGATGCCAAGCGCGGCAAGCTCTTCGCGAAGATGATCAAGAACATCGAGGTCGCGGCCCGCACCGGTGGTGCCGATGTGTCCGGCAACCCGACGCTGTTCGACGCCATTCAGAAGGCCAAGAAGAGCTCGGTCCCGAACAAGAACATCGACTCCGCGGTCAAGCGCGGTGCCGGTCTCGAAGCCGGTGGCGCCGACTACGAGACGATCATGTACGAGGGTTACGGCCCGAACGGTGTCGCGGTGCTCATCGAGTGCCTCACCGACAACCGCAACCGCGCCGCCTCGGACGTGCGAGTCGCCATGACCCGCAACGGCGGGAACATGGCAGACCCCGGTTCCGTCTCGTACCTCTTCAACCGCAAGGGCGTCGTCATCGTCCCCAAGGGCGAACTGGGTGAGGACGACGTCCTCGGTGCCGTGCTCGACGCCGGTGCCGAAGAGGTCAACGACCTGGGCGACACCTTCGAGGTCATCTCCGAGGCCACCGACCTGGTCGCGGTCCGCACCGCGCTCCAGGACGCCGGTATCGACTACGACTCCGCCGACGCCAACTTCGTCCCGACCATGCAGGTCGAGCTCGACGAGGACGGCGCCCGCAAGATCTTCAAGCTGATCGACGCCCTGGAGGACAGCGACGACGTGCAGAACGTCTTCGCCAACTTCGACGTCAGCGACGAGGTCATGGAGAAGGTCGACGCGTAG
- the pdxT gene encoding pyridoxal 5'-phosphate synthase glutaminase subunit PdxT: MTTPVIGVLALQGDVREHLIALAAADAVARQVRRPEELAEVDGLVIPGGESTTISKLAVLFGVMDPLRARVRAGMPVYGTCAGLIMLADKILDPRSGQETIGGIDMIVRRNAFGRQNESFEAAVDVRGIEGDPVEGVFIRAPWVESVGAETEVLAEHEGHIVAVRQGNALATSFHPELTGDHRVHSLFVDMVRANLAPGS; this comes from the coding sequence ATGACCACTCCCGTCATCGGAGTGCTCGCCCTCCAGGGCGACGTGCGGGAGCACCTGATAGCCCTGGCCGCGGCCGACGCCGTGGCCAGGCAGGTCAGGCGCCCCGAGGAACTCGCCGAGGTGGACGGTCTCGTCATCCCCGGGGGTGAGTCGACCACCATCTCCAAGCTGGCCGTCCTCTTCGGAGTGATGGATCCCCTCCGTGCACGCGTACGTGCCGGAATGCCCGTCTACGGCACCTGCGCCGGCCTGATCATGCTCGCCGACAAGATCCTCGACCCGCGTTCGGGCCAGGAGACGATCGGCGGCATCGACATGATCGTGCGCCGCAACGCCTTCGGACGTCAGAACGAGTCCTTCGAAGCAGCTGTCGACGTCCGGGGCATCGAGGGCGATCCTGTGGAGGGCGTCTTCATCCGCGCCCCCTGGGTCGAGTCCGTCGGTGCCGAGACCGAGGTCCTCGCCGAACACGAGGGCCACATCGTCGCGGTCCGCCAGGGCAACGCGCTCGCCACGTCGTTCCACCCGGAACTGACCGGCGACCACCGCGTGCACTCCCTGTTCGTCGACATGGTGCGCGCGAACCTGGCTCCGGGGTCCTAG
- the pdxS gene encoding pyridoxal 5'-phosphate synthase lyase subunit PdxS has protein sequence MSSTPSSAQTPETGTARVKRGMAEQLKGGVIMDVVNAEQAKIAEDAGAVAVMALERVPADIRKDGGVARMSDPTMIEEIIEAVSIPVMAKSRIGHFVEAQVLQSLGVDYIDESEVLTPADEVNHSDKWAFTTPFVCGATNLGEALRRIAEGAAMIRSKGEAGTGNVVEAVRHLRQIKNEIAKLRGFDNNELYAAAKELRAPYEIVREVAELGKLPVVLFSAGGVATPADAALMRQLGAEGVFVGSGIFKSGDPAKRAAAIVKATTFYDDPKIIADASRNLGEAMVGINCDTIPETERYANRGW, from the coding sequence GTGTCCAGCACCCCCAGCTCCGCCCAGACTCCCGAGACCGGCACCGCGCGCGTGAAGCGCGGGATGGCCGAGCAGCTCAAGGGCGGTGTGATCATGGACGTGGTCAACGCCGAGCAGGCGAAGATCGCCGAGGACGCCGGTGCCGTGGCCGTCATGGCCCTGGAGCGGGTCCCCGCCGACATCCGCAAGGACGGCGGCGTGGCCCGGATGTCCGACCCGACGATGATCGAGGAGATCATCGAGGCGGTCTCCATCCCGGTCATGGCCAAGTCCCGCATCGGCCACTTCGTCGAGGCCCAGGTCCTGCAGTCCCTCGGCGTCGACTACATCGACGAGTCCGAGGTCCTCACCCCGGCCGACGAGGTCAACCACTCCGACAAGTGGGCCTTCACGACCCCCTTCGTCTGCGGTGCCACCAACCTGGGCGAGGCCCTGCGCCGCATCGCCGAGGGCGCCGCGATGATCCGCTCCAAGGGCGAGGCAGGCACCGGCAACGTCGTCGAGGCGGTCCGCCACCTGCGCCAGATCAAGAACGAGATCGCCAAGCTGCGCGGCTTCGACAACAACGAGCTGTACGCCGCCGCCAAGGAGCTGCGCGCCCCGTACGAGATCGTCCGCGAGGTCGCCGAGCTCGGCAAGCTCCCGGTCGTGCTGTTCTCCGCCGGCGGTGTCGCCACCCCCGCCGACGCCGCGCTGATGCGCCAGCTCGGCGCCGAGGGCGTCTTCGTCGGCTCCGGCATCTTCAAGTCCGGCGACCCGGCGAAGCGCGCCGCCGCCATCGTGAAGGCGACCACCTTCTACGACGACCCGAAGATCATCGCGGACGCGTCCCGCAACCTCGGCGAGGCCATGGTCGGCATCAACTGCGACACCATCCCGGAGACCGAGCGTTACGCGAACCGGGGCTGGTGA
- a CDS encoding membrane protein: MTATLIWILVAVVAIGLYLSWTAGRLDRLHARIDASRAALDAQLLRRASVTQELATSGVLDPAASIVLYEAAHAARQAEEEQREVAESELSQALRAVFAEAPQVEGVREAPGGEAAAHELTEAVRRVPMARRFHNDSVRAARALRRHRKVRWFRLAGHAPFPMAFEMDDEPPAALVDRAA; the protein is encoded by the coding sequence GTGACCGCAACCCTGATCTGGATCCTCGTCGCCGTCGTCGCGATCGGCCTGTACCTGAGCTGGACCGCGGGACGGCTCGACCGGCTGCACGCGCGGATCGACGCGTCCCGCGCGGCCCTCGACGCCCAACTGCTGCGCCGCGCCTCCGTGACCCAGGAACTGGCCACCTCCGGCGTTCTCGACCCGGCCGCCTCGATCGTCCTCTACGAGGCCGCGCACGCCGCCCGGCAGGCCGAGGAGGAGCAACGGGAGGTCGCCGAGAGCGAGTTGAGCCAGGCCCTGCGTGCCGTCTTCGCGGAGGCCCCGCAGGTCGAGGGCGTCCGCGAGGCACCCGGGGGAGAGGCGGCGGCCCACGAACTCACCGAGGCGGTACGGCGGGTGCCCATGGCCCGGCGCTTCCACAACGACTCCGTACGCGCCGCCCGCGCCCTGCGCCGGCACCGCAAGGTCCGCTGGTTCCGGCTGGCCGGACACGCCCCGTTCCCGATGGCCTTCGAGATGGACGACGAGCCACCGGCGGCACTGGTGGACCGGGCCGCGTAG
- a CDS encoding glycosyltransferase family 4 protein yields the protein MRIGIVCPYSWDVPGGVQFHIRDLAEYFIRLGHEVSVLAPADDDTPLPPYVVSAGRAVPVPYNGSVARLNFGFLSAARVRRWLHDGEFDVIHIHEPTSPSLGLLACWAAQGPIVATFHTSNPRSRAMIAAYAILQAALEKISARIAVSEYARRTLVEHLGGDAVVIPNGVDVDFFARAESKPEWQGETIGFIGRIDEPRKGLPVLMNALPKILAERPNARLLVAGRGDEEEAVESLPKELRSRVEFLGMISDDDKARFLRSIDLYVAPNTGGESFGIILVEAMSAGAPVLASDLPAFAQVLDQGGAGELFPNEDADALAEAAVRLLGDPERLAELRRSGSSHVRRFDWSTVGADILSVYETVTAGAAAVATDERTGLRARFGLARD from the coding sequence GTGAGGATCGGCATCGTCTGCCCCTACTCCTGGGACGTGCCGGGCGGCGTCCAGTTCCACATCAGGGACCTCGCCGAGTACTTCATCCGGCTCGGCCACGAGGTCTCCGTCCTGGCCCCGGCCGACGACGACACCCCCCTGCCGCCCTACGTCGTCTCGGCCGGCCGCGCCGTCCCGGTGCCGTACAACGGCTCGGTGGCCCGCCTGAACTTCGGCTTCCTGTCCGCCGCCCGGGTCCGACGCTGGCTGCACGACGGCGAGTTCGACGTCATCCACATCCACGAACCGACCTCGCCGTCCCTGGGCCTCCTGGCGTGCTGGGCGGCACAGGGCCCGATCGTCGCCACCTTCCACACCTCGAACCCGCGCTCCCGGGCGATGATCGCCGCGTACGCCATCCTCCAGGCGGCGCTGGAGAAGATCAGCGCGCGGATCGCCGTGAGCGAGTACGCCCGCCGCACCCTGGTCGAACACCTGGGCGGCGATGCGGTGGTGATCCCGAACGGCGTTGACGTCGACTTCTTCGCCCGAGCCGAATCCAAGCCCGAGTGGCAGGGCGAGACCATCGGCTTCATAGGGCGCATCGACGAGCCCCGCAAGGGCCTCCCGGTGCTGATGAACGCCCTCCCGAAGATCCTCGCCGAGCGCCCGAACGCCCGACTCCTGGTAGCCGGCCGCGGCGACGAGGAGGAGGCCGTCGAATCGCTCCCCAAGGAACTGCGTTCACGCGTCGAGTTCCTCGGCATGATCAGCGACGACGACAAGGCCCGCTTCCTGCGCAGCATCGACCTCTACGTAGCCCCCAACACCGGCGGCGAGAGCTTCGGCATCATCCTCGTGGAGGCCATGTCGGCGGGCGCCCCCGTCCTCGCCTCCGACCTCCCCGCCTTCGCCCAGGTCCTCGACCAGGGCGGCGCCGGCGAACTGTTCCCCAACGAGGACGCCGACGCCCTCGCCGAGGCAGCCGTCCGACTCCTGGGCGACCCCGAGCGCCTGGCGGAGCTGCGCCGGAGCGGAAGCTCCCACGTACGCCGCTTCGACTGGTCGACGGTCGGGGCGGACATCCTGTCGGTGTACGAGACGGTGACGGCGGGCGCGGCGGCGGTGGCGACGGACGAACGGACGGGGTTGCGGGCGAGGTTCGGCCTGGCGAGGGACTGA